Proteins encoded within one genomic window of Marasmius oreades isolate 03SP1 chromosome 6, whole genome shotgun sequence:
- a CDS encoding uncharacterized protein (MEROPS:MER0003338): MNLASSSANGKKFVLIIHGGAETVIKRVITPDQIAAYRAALHDALNAGYKVLSEGGEAMDAAVAAVVTMEDNELFNAGKGAVFNVDGKNELESSIMLSKPPSSHPGIPPSRRGLGLTLLAHTRNPSKLARALYVEPSLAPHTFLSSFAAESIGEQLGVEMVDPSYFFTERRWKEHRRGLGLPDEPYPPGAGKTAGTGEVNAVPEMSPKGTVGAVALDVNGCICTVTSTGGRTNKLVGRIGDTPLMASGFWAEAWEVGGLQSIWNKIIGRSTERAIGISGTGDGDYFIRHAAAATIAHRVKFLGETIDVASETVLEELLVDGGIGGVIVLENEGNVSLRMNGHGMYRGVIREDGVGKVAIFKEDALEE, translated from the exons ATGAACTTG GCGTCGTCTTCTGCGAATGGGAAGAAATTCGTGCTCATTATTCATGGAGGGGCTGAAACAGTCATCAAGAGGGTTATTACACCCGACCAAATCGCAGCCTACCGTGCTGCACTACACGATGCACTCAATGCAGGCTACAAGGTTCTCAGCGAGGGAGGAGAGGCTATGGATGCTGCAGTAGCGGCAGTTGTGACCATGGAAG ATAATGAGTTGTTTAACGCTGGGAAAGGAGCTGTGTTCAATGTCGATGGCAAG AACGAATTAGAGTCCTCAATAATGCTCTCCAAACCTCCATCTTCGCATCCGGGAATACCTCCATCTCGGAGAGGTCTTGGATTAACCCTGTTGGCCCACACTCGGAACCCTTCCAAACTTGCGAGAGCTCTATACGTTGAACCCTCCCTCGCACCTCATACATTTCTGTCTAGTTTCGCTGCGGAGTCGATCGGAGAGCAGCTCGGGGTAGAAATGGTCGATCCGTCATATTTCTTTACAGAAAGGCGATGGAAGGAGCACCGTCGAGGGTTGGGACTGCCTGACGAACCTTATCCTCCGGGTGCAGGCAAAACGGCAGGTACTGGGGAGGTCAATGCTGTCCCTGAGATGAGTCCTAAAGGTACAGTGGGTGCCGTTGCACTCGACGTCAATGGTTGTATCTGTACTGTCACTTCGACCGGTGGCAGAACGAACAAGCTGGTTGGGCGAATTGGTGATACACCGCTTATGGCAAGTGGCTTTTGGGCCGAAGCTTGGGAGGTCGGTGGCTTGCAATCTATTTGGAACAAGATCATTGGGCGGAGCACGGAACGTGCGATAGGGATCTCTGGTACTGGCGATGGCGAT TATTTTATCCGTCATGCCGCGGCCGCTACGATTGCTCACCGGGTCAAATTTCTGGGCGAGACCATCGATGTCGCGTCCGAGACCGTACTCGAGGAACTTTTGGTAGATGGAGGTATCGGTGGTGTGATCGTTCTGGAGAATGAAGGCAATG TGAGCCTTCGGATGAACGGACATGGAATGTATCGAGGCGTGATAAGGGAAGACGGGGTCGGAAAAGTTGCCATTTTCAAAGAGGATGCCCTGGAGGAGTAA
- a CDS encoding uncharacterized protein (BUSCO:EOG09262GLP; CAZy:GT76), with protein sequence MGDRSGIPFRVVALSFSSHVPIYLLALVSSCLPLFDASPKIFRFSKYSQPFLRWDAFHFASIAEDGYLYEYQWAFFPGVPFVMRYGGKALQFIVGRSDLMLGGALVAMACDTTRTMYHLSLHHLGSPKLAYLATLLSLLPSSPAALRLAVYAEPFFAYFAYKGMWACARSHYLTAALHFAIASTFRSNGVLLGGFILWDLVVNPLLRTGKVHLRNIFWAIPLTSLTLVPFIYLQYSGYLSFCTGSEVELAEWCQNTIPLIYSHTQSEYWDVGFFRYWTVAQIPNFVIAAPPIISITAFSVCVLKQQLDKTTVSPFARCSLIPHAMHALIFCSTLLFSAHVQIVLRQASSMPLTYWAAAWLVMEYPQFGRWWVGWSVVWGVISVILWSAFLPPA encoded by the exons ATGGGCGATCGCTCTGGAATACCATTTCGAGTCGTAGCCCTGTCATTCTCGTCCCACGTTCCCATCTATCTGCTCGCCCTGGTCTCCTCGTGTCTACCTCTTTTCGATGCGTCTCCCAAGATATTCCGTTTCTCCAAATATTCTCAACCCTTTCTTCGATGGGATGCGTTTCATTTCGCCAGCATTGCAGAAGACGGCTATCTTTACGAATATCAATGGGCATTCTTTCCCGGTGTTCCCTTCGTAATGCGATACGGCGGGAAAGCTCTTCAGTTCATTGTCGGTCGCTCTGATTTGATGCTAGGAGGTGCTTTGGTCGCGATGGCTTGCGATACCACACGGACAATGTATCATCTGTCTTTGCACCATCTTGGGTCCCCAAAGCTCGCTTATTTGGCCACCCTCCTCTCATTATTGCCCAGTAGCCCTGCCGCGCTTCGCCTGGCCGTGTATGCCGAACCATTTTTTGCTTATTTTGCCTATAAAG GAATGTGGGCTTGCGCGCGATCGCATTATCTCACAGCTGCCTTGCACTTCGCTATTGCGAGTACTTTCAGATCGAACGGTGTATTGCTCGGTGGATTTATACTATGGGATTTGGTTGTAAACCCCCTTCTTCGAACAGGAAAG GTACACCTCCGCAACATCTTCTGGGCAATTCCGCTTACATCCTTGACCCTTGTGCCATTCATCTACCTCCAATACTCTGGGTATCTCTCATTTTGTACTGGTTCAGAGGTCGAGTTGGCTGAATGGTGTCAGAATACCATCCCACTCATCTACTCGCACACTCAATCGGAATACTGGGACGTCGGTTTCTTTCGATATTGGACCGTCGCACAGATACCCAATTTTGTTATTGCCGCTCCGCCTATCATTTCCATCACGGCCTTCTCTGTCTGCGTTCTGAAGCAACAACTTGACAAGACTACTGTTTCGCCGTTTGCGCGCTGTTCTCTCATCCCTCACGCAATGCATGCACTCATATTTTGCTCCACGCTCTTATTTTCCGCACATGTCCAGATCGTGCTGAGACAGGCCTCCTCGATGCCTTTGACATATTGGGCTGCTGCATGGTTGGTGATGGAATATCCACAATTCGGAAGATGGTGGGTAGGTTGGAGTGTGGTTTGGGGCGTGATTTCGGTCATTCTATGGAGTGCTTTTCTTCCACCTGCATAA